One window from the genome of Rhodopirellula halodulae encodes:
- a CDS encoding DUF202 domain-containing protein yields the protein MSDRESSASAEPVGDVLAKKRNDLAVIRTDLANERTLLAYLRTSLMMVGTGGTLIKFFGESRELLVAGYSALAVGAAVLLAGIVRFFRWWRQIRLREE from the coding sequence ATGAGTGATCGCGAATCTTCAGCGTCTGCGGAACCCGTCGGCGACGTTCTTGCCAAGAAACGAAATGACTTGGCCGTCATCCGAACGGACTTGGCCAACGAGCGGACGTTGTTGGCTTATCTGCGAACGTCACTGATGATGGTCGGGACGGGAGGGACGCTGATCAAGTTCTTTGGTGAATCGCGTGAGTTGCTGGTCGCCGGGTACTCGGCGTTGGCCGTTGGTGCGGCCGTGTTGCTAGCGGGAATCGTTCGCTTCTTTCGCTGGTGGCGTCAGATACGATTGCGAGAGGAGTGA